The Calditrichota bacterium genomic sequence ACGCATCTCCTGGAGTCCGAAAACTACGAGGTTATAAGCGCTTCGGACGGCGTCGCAGCCCTCGAAGCCGCGCGCCGGACCATGCCCGATCTGGTGATCCTCGATCTCATGATGCCGCGCCTCGACGGGTTCGGCGTCCTAATGAAACTCTACGGCGATGAGCCGCGCCTCCGCGCGCCGGCCATAATGCTGACCGCGCAGAGCGGACGCGACTATCGGGACGTGGCGGCGTCGCTCGGAGCGATTACGTTCGTCGAGAAGCCGTTCGACAACGAACGTCTGCTCGACATCGTCCGGAAAACCCTGGCAATCAAACCTCGGTCGTAAGATGGATGAAGAGGATAAACGGCTCGGCGAGATCCTTGTTCGGCAGAATGTCGTGGCCCGAACCGACCTTCAAGCGGCAACGCGCGAGAGTCGCAAGCGCGGAATTTCGCTGCGCGGCGCACTTGTAGGGCTCGACATCTGCCTTGAAGATCACATCAACTGGGCGGTCAGCCGGGAGTTGGGGATCCCGTTTGTGCTGGTCACGCAGGAGATGGTCGATCGGGATCTTCTGCAGCGCTATCCGCCGAATTTGCTCCGGTCG encodes the following:
- a CDS encoding response regulator; translated protein: MIVTNKQRILIADDDPALISILTHLLESENYEVISASDGVAALEAARRTMPDLVILDLMMPRLDGFGVLMKLYGDEPRLRAPAIMLTAQSGRDYRDVAASLGAITFVEKPFDNERLLDIVRKTLAIKPRS